The Curtobacterium poinsettiae DNA segment GGACCTCCGGGTTGAACCGGAGCTCCCAGACAGCCATCCGCAGGATGCAGCGGTCGAGGACCGGCATCCGGGCGATCGACCAGCCCTGGGCGTGGTCGACGATGACGGAGTCGATCTCGTGACGAGCTTCGTCGACACCGGTGACGATCTGGCGCGCGTAGTCCCAGCTCGAGGCACGCTCCGGCTGGTCCAGGTGCCGGACCGTCTCGGTGGCGAGCACGTCCGCGATCGGCAGGTCGCGCACCTCGGCCACGTACAGCATGTCGAGGGCGCGCTTGCGGGCTTTCGAACGAGCACTCATACGGTCAGCACCTAGGAGTTGACGCGGCCGAGGAAGCTGCCGTCGCGCGTGTCGATCTTCACCAGGGTTCCGCTCTCCAGGTACAGCGGGACCTGGATGCGGTGGCCGGTCGCGATGATGGTCGCGTCCTTGGTGCCGCCGGAGGAACGGTCGCCCTGCAGGCCGGGCTCGGTCTCGACCTCGGTGACGATCGACGTCGGGAGCTCGACGTACAGCGGGTTGCCCTCGTTCATCGCGATGGTGACCATCGCGGACTCGAGCAGGTAGTTCTTGGCGTCGCCGACCACGGTCGCGGAGACCGGGATCTGGTCGTACGTGTCGGTGTCCATGAACACGTAGGAGTCGCCGTCCTCGTAGAGGAACTGGTAGTCACGACGGTCGACGGTCGCGGTGTCGATCTTCGCGCCGGCGTTGAACGTGCGGTCGACGACCTTGCCGGAGACGACGTTCTTGAGCTTCGTGCGGACGAACGCGCCGCCCTTGCCCGGCTTGACGTGCTGGAACTCGACGACCGACCACAGCTGGCCGTCGATGATGAGAACGGCGCCGTTCTTGATGTCTGTGGTACTGGCCATGAGTCGTCGGTGTCCCGTTCGGTCGTGTTGTGAAGTGTCCTCGGGCCGCGGACGGCCCCGGACGAGTGTAGCGGACGCCCGCCCGGCGGCCGGAGCGGTGCTCGTGCGTGCCGGACGCATCGGTCCCGGGCGAGCGTCCGGCTCGCGGTCAGCGCCGCCGTCGAGCGAGCCAGGCGTCGATCGCTGCCCAGGCGAGCAGCACCACCGCCGCTCCCCCGAGCAACCCGCCCGCCACCCCGGTGGACAGGGCCGCCGTCGGTCGCGCCGGCAACGACAGGTAGACGATCGCCAGGATCCCCGCCCCCGCACCGAGCAGCACGAGCAGGATGCGCCGGATCATGCCGGACACGAGCTGCCGGTCGCGGCTGTCCGCGAAGAGCCGGATGTTCACGGTGAACCGGCCGGTCTCGATCGCCTCGCCGATGCGGTCCACCCGTCGGGGCAGCCGACGGGCAGCGGACACGACGCCGAGCAGTTCCTTCGCCGCGAGGTCCCGGAGCTTGCCCGGCCGGAGCTGGTCGGTGATCTGCTCCCGGGCCAGTCCGCGGGACTCCTCGAGCAGGTCGAACGACGGCGCGAGCGTCCGGAGCGTGCCCTCGAAGATGGCCAGGGCGCGGGCCGCGGCGACGAAGTCCGGCGGCGGCTTCAGCCGGTACCGCCCGAAGACCTCGACCGCGTCGTCCACGGTGTCGACACCGATGCGCGCACCAGGGCCGAGCTCGTCCGCGACGAAGCGGGCGATGTCCCGACGGAAGTCGGGCTCGTCGTGCGCATCGCGCACGGGTGCCATCCGCAGGACCGCATCGGCGATCCGCGACGTGTCGTCCTGCAGGTAGGCGGCCAACAGGTCCTGGACCGTGTCCCGGAGACCCGGGTCGAGCCTCCCGACCGATCCGAAGTCGATCAACGCGGGCCGCCCGTCGGGCAGCACCAGGACGTTCCCCGGGTGCAGGTCCGCGTGGTACAGGCCGTCGAAGACGACCTGGCGCAGGAACGCGCGGAGGATCGCGCGCATCGGCGCGTCGAGGTCACGCTCG contains these protein-coding regions:
- the nusB gene encoding transcription antitermination factor NusB is translated as MSARSKARKRALDMLYVAEVRDLPIADVLATETVRHLDQPERASSWDYARQIVTGVDEARHEIDSVIVDHAQGWSIARMPVLDRCILRMAVWELRFNPEVPDAVAIAEAVELAQSLSTEDSAGFVNGVLGAVAGGRAPSGRTVAGDQESR
- a CDS encoding ABC1 kinase family protein; this translates as MPTPPRLSDLSGPRDADTGTLRSRGRRFTELLSIARRHHLVPFRRLDFSHDPATAVLRRDQAEHLRRALEEAGGGFVKMGQLLSTRDDLLPEEWTEGLAHLQRNVTAAPADEVRALLERELGAPVDQVFATFDPVPVAAASIAQVHRARLPDGTAVAVKVQRPGIDAAVRRDVDIALRVVRFMARWSTEARQVGVQDIAGQYADDLIRQVDFVSELRNLTALRAAQARSARPDEVRFPDPYPDLSGRRVLVMEFLEGDTLSAIRAERSERDLDAPMRAILRAFLRQVVFDGLYHADLHPGNVLVLPDGRPALIDFGSVGRLDPGLRDTVQDLLAAYLQDDTSRIADAVLRMAPVRDAHDEPDFRRDIARFVADELGPGARIGVDTVDDAVEVFGRYRLKPPPDFVAAARALAIFEGTLRTLAPSFDLLEESRGLAREQITDQLRPGKLRDLAAKELLGVVSAARRLPRRVDRIGEAIETGRFTVNIRLFADSRDRQLVSGMIRRILLVLLGAGAGILAIVYLSLPARPTAALSTGVAGGLLGGAAVVLLAWAAIDAWLARRRR
- the efp gene encoding elongation factor P; amino-acid sequence: MASTTDIKNGAVLIIDGQLWSVVEFQHVKPGKGGAFVRTKLKNVVSGKVVDRTFNAGAKIDTATVDRRDYQFLYEDGDSYVFMDTDTYDQIPVSATVVGDAKNYLLESAMVTIAMNEGNPLYVELPTSIVTEVETEPGLQGDRSSGGTKDATIIATGHRIQVPLYLESGTLVKIDTRDGSFLGRVNS